In the genome of Anabaena cylindrica PCC 7122, the window TTTTTGTAGCTGTAAACATACACAACAAAATTACTAAGGAGTCAGGAGGAAGGAGTCAGGAGGAAGGAGTCAGGAGGAAGGAAGAAGAATATTTTTCTTTTCTGTTCCCTGCTATATCAAACATTCTGTATCCTGAATCCTTACCAAAATTAAATTCTCGAAAATATGGGAATAATCACAATCTCTAGTTGCTGGTAAATTGCCAAAAGGCTGGATTGGATGCTGTAACTTCCAAATTAATTCTATTTTCTCACACCTATGATTTATCTACCAGTTTCATTACTGTTATTTATCGCTTTGTTGCTGTTGCTGCCATTTATCTGGTTTGCTGTAGCAATAGACGTAGTAGAAATTGCAGTAGCCAAGTTGGGTTTTTCTCCTAATGTTGCCTTTTTATTATTGCTGTTAGTAATTGTTACCAGTACAATCAATATTCCCATCTATCGCTTAGAATCTCCCTTTCAAGTAGCGGATGAATTTGCTGCACTGTGGTTAAGGGAATTTTGGGGCATTCCATTAAGGAAAATACAAAGTTCTACGGTGGTAGCTCTAAATGTGGGCGGTGGATTAATACCTGTAGCGTTGGCATTATACCAATTTTATCAGGGAAATACTCTGGCAATTCTGATAGTTACAGCCATTGTCACTGTTATCAGCTACTTTGCAGCCCAGGTAGTACCGGGAATTGGCATTCAAATGAATCCATTGCTTGCTCCTTTGAGTGCGGCTGTGTCTGCCATGCTAATAGCCT includes:
- a CDS encoding DUF1614 domain-containing protein, with the protein product MIYLPVSLLLFIALLLLLPFIWFAVAIDVVEIAVAKLGFSPNVAFLLLLLVIVTSTINIPIYRLESPFQVADEFAALWLREFWGIPLRKIQSSTVVALNVGGGLIPVALALYQFYQGNTLAILIVTAIVTVISYFAAQVVPGIGIQMNPLLAPLSAAVSAMLIASPHAAPVAFAGGVLGTLIGADLLHLKDIQTMSSGVLSIGGAGVFDGIALCGLFALLLS